One Mugil cephalus isolate CIBA_MC_2020 chromosome 12, CIBA_Mcephalus_1.1, whole genome shotgun sequence DNA segment encodes these proteins:
- the pdcl3 gene encoding phosducin-like protein 3, which produces MQDPNEDTEWNDILRKKGILPPKEEPKDDEEEELALQQQSVVKTYESMTLNELDENEDEFGEEDEAAIEMYRQKRLAEWKATQIKNVFGDVVEISGQDYIQEVNKAGDGIWVVLHLYKQGIPLCSLINQHLVTLARKFPQTKFLKSISTTCIANYPDRNLPTIFVYFEGEMKAQFIGPLVFGGMNLKVDELEWRLSESGAVKTDLEENPKKQIEDKLMSSIRSSLPTRKDSDSDDEDY; this is translated from the exons ATGCAG gaCCCAAATGAAGACACCGAGTGGAATGATATCCTGAGAAAGAAAGGCATCCTTCCTCCTAAAGAGGAGCCTAAAGATGACGAAGAGGAGGAACTGGCCCTCCAACAGCAGTCTGTCG TTAAAACGTACGAGAGCATGACGCTGAACGAGCTGGATGAGAATGAAGATGAGTTTggtgaggaagatgaagctgcCATTGAGATGTACAG ACAGAAGCGTCTTGCAGAGTGGAAGGCGACTCAGATAAAGAATGTGTTTGGTGATGTGGTGGAAATCTCCGGGCAGGACTACATTCAGGAAGTCAACAAGGCCGGAGACGGCATCTGGGTGGTTCTGCACCTCTACAAACAAGG CATCCCACTCTGTTCCCTCATCAACCAGCACCTGGTCACATTAGCAAGGAAGTTCCCTCAGACCAAGTTCCTCAAGTCCATCTCCACCACGTGCATCGCCAACTACCCCGACCGCAACCTGCCCACCATCTTCGTCTACTTCGAGGGCGAGATGAAGGCCCAGTTCATCGGCCCTCTTGTATTCGGAGGCATGAATCTGAAAGTCGATG AGCTGGAGTGGAGGTTATCAGAATCCGGAGCAGTGAAAACAGACCTGGAGGAAAATCCCAAGAAACAAATCGAAGACAAGCTCATGTCGTCAATCAGAAGTTCGCTTCCTACACGGAAGGACAGTGACTCTGACGATGAggactattaa